In Pseudomonas fluorescens NCIMB 11764, a single window of DNA contains:
- a CDS encoding HU family DNA-binding protein encodes MRKPELAAAIAEKADLTKEQANRVLNAVLEEITGALHRKDSVTLVGFGTFLQRHRGARTGKNPQTGEPVKIKASNTVAFKPGKSLKDSVNP; translated from the coding sequence ATGCGTAAACCAGAACTCGCCGCAGCAATTGCTGAAAAAGCAGATCTCACCAAAGAGCAGGCCAACCGCGTACTTAACGCCGTTCTCGAAGAAATCACCGGCGCTCTGCACCGCAAGGACAGCGTGACGCTGGTAGGCTTCGGCACCTTCCTGCAACGCCACCGCGGAGCCCGCACCGGCAAAAACCCGCAAACCGGTGAGCCCGTGAAAATCAAGGCCAGCAACACCGTTGCATTCAAGCCAGGCAAATCGTTGAAAGACAGCGTCAATCCGTAA
- a CDS encoding chorismate--pyruvate lyase family protein has translation MPHSKPPFWLPQSQLAPLPDASTLDWLFDEGSLTRRLIRLSNDGFSVTPLFEGWQPLRADECAALDLAEGSEGWVREVYLRGHGEAWVFARSVAARSALQGDGLHMDELGSRSLGELLFCDQAFQRRAIEVCHYPQEWLPIECRAPELWGRRSRFDRGALSVLVAEIFLPTLWLAARAHPETC, from the coding sequence GTGCCGCACTCAAAACCTCCGTTCTGGCTTCCCCAAAGCCAACTCGCGCCCCTGCCCGACGCTTCTACCCTCGACTGGCTGTTCGACGAAGGCTCGCTGACCCGACGGCTGATCCGCCTGTCGAATGACGGTTTCAGCGTCACGCCATTGTTCGAAGGCTGGCAACCGCTGCGCGCCGACGAATGTGCCGCGCTGGATCTGGCCGAAGGCAGCGAAGGCTGGGTGCGCGAGGTGTATTTGCGCGGGCACGGCGAAGCCTGGGTGTTTGCCCGCAGTGTGGCGGCACGTAGCGCGTTGCAGGGCGACGGTTTGCACATGGACGAACTGGGCAGCCGCTCGCTGGGCGAATTGCTGTTCTGTGATCAGGCATTTCAGCGTCGCGCCATCGAGGTTTGTCACTATCCTCAGGAATGGCTGCCGATCGAGTGCCGGGCACCCGAACTGTGGGGCCGGCGTTCACGCTTCGACCGTGGCGCCTTGAGCGTGCTGGTGGCGGAGATTTTCCTGCCGACCTTGTGGCTCGCCGCCCGCGCCCATCCGGAGACCTGCTGA
- a CDS encoding peptidoglycan DD-metalloendopeptidase family protein, whose amino-acid sequence MLARLLFFCGLSMASTLAMAMTIYKSTDANGVVSYSDRPTKGSQVFTFRDRMVEHLERQVYLVITKKKGVDSVYVRNDLYAPVEIELSFAGLQNVSGAPSRPIRRVMPARSSIRLALLTATKAEMPLAYTPKFEYSLGDPSGAAMAYRYPFPWRGGPFRLSQGNNGQYSHFGPRNRYAMDIAMPVGTPIVAARGGVVVKTENAQTGRGNDPSGNFVRILHDDGTMGVYLHLKQGSVSVREGQRVSVGSPLALSGNTGNSSGPHLHFVVQRNTGLGLVSIPYQFNQPVGALPNFALGKQ is encoded by the coding sequence ATGCTTGCGCGCCTGCTGTTTTTCTGTGGTCTGTCCATGGCGTCCACTTTGGCCATGGCCATGACCATCTACAAATCCACCGATGCCAATGGCGTGGTCTCCTATAGCGACCGCCCCACGAAGGGCTCCCAGGTGTTCACGTTTCGTGATCGCATGGTCGAACACCTCGAGCGTCAGGTGTACCTCGTTATCACGAAGAAGAAGGGCGTGGACAGCGTTTACGTGCGCAATGACCTGTATGCGCCGGTAGAGATCGAGCTGAGTTTCGCCGGGCTGCAAAACGTCAGTGGTGCGCCGAGCCGGCCGATTCGCCGGGTCATGCCGGCGCGCAGCAGCATTCGTCTGGCGCTGCTCACGGCGACGAAAGCGGAGATGCCGCTGGCATACACTCCCAAATTCGAATACTCCCTGGGCGACCCCTCAGGGGCTGCCATGGCCTATCGATACCCGTTCCCCTGGCGTGGCGGACCGTTTCGGCTCAGTCAGGGCAACAATGGACAGTACAGCCACTTTGGTCCAAGAAATCGCTACGCCATGGACATTGCCATGCCCGTAGGCACGCCGATCGTCGCGGCGCGAGGCGGGGTGGTGGTGAAAACCGAGAATGCCCAGACCGGGCGCGGCAACGATCCGTCGGGCAACTTCGTGCGGATATTGCACGATGACGGCACGATGGGCGTTTACCTGCACCTCAAGCAAGGGTCGGTAAGCGTTCGCGAAGGGCAGCGGGTGTCGGTGGGCAGTCCGCTGGCGCTGTCGGGCAATACCGGCAACAGCAGCGGGCCGCACCTGCATTTCGTGGTACAGCGCAATACCGGGTTGGGGCTGGTGTCGATTCCGTACCAGTTCAATCAACCGGTGGGGGCGCTGCCCAACTTTGCGTTGGGCAAGCAGTGA
- a CDS encoding COG4315 family predicted lipoprotein has translation MKQYSHSFKALMLTAALALPSMAFAAEPVMMKDGVMADHKGMTLYTFDKDTGGKSVCTGQCAENWPPFKAEAGAKAEGDWTIVKRDDGTMQWAYKGKPLYYFMKDTKPGQKEGDKMKDVWHVITNSGPKM, from the coding sequence ATGAAGCAATACTCGCATTCCTTCAAGGCTCTTATGCTGACCGCAGCCCTGGCGTTGCCATCAATGGCCTTCGCGGCTGAACCTGTGATGATGAAAGACGGTGTGATGGCGGACCACAAGGGCATGACCCTGTACACCTTCGACAAGGATACAGGCGGCAAGTCGGTGTGCACCGGCCAGTGCGCGGAAAACTGGCCGCCGTTCAAAGCGGAAGCGGGTGCCAAGGCCGAAGGGGACTGGACGATCGTCAAGCGTGACGATGGCACGATGCAGTGGGCCTACAAGGGCAAGCCGCTGTACTACTTCATGAAAGACACGAAACCGGGGCAAAAGGAAGGTGACAAGATGAAGGACGTCTGGCACGTCATCACCAATTCCGGACCGAAGATGTAG
- a CDS encoding DUF2931 family protein: MALGNHYSAASPIIKPAKPIKKYTGLLVGLLLAFSSQSFAQSEKKSPWFLGFSAPAYKEVWIETADVVDIKERVFRGAGGGIASVPKPPNNRGIARGWVSSNGGGKGRHFTGADLPRLIYVRWQSLVEPQTYEAYIVIPESAREIMRKPEKAFCRADGKWITDYREDIGIGPAPGGIAKVWLGGPCLMAVEIVRVVGTVNKQGPSQGKNEGRYALPLSPESKTYIEKFCIPFGSW, translated from the coding sequence ATGGCTCTTGGTAACCACTACTCCGCGGCCTCGCCGATCATCAAGCCGGCCAAGCCAATCAAGAAATACACCGGCCTGTTGGTTGGATTGCTGCTGGCATTCAGCTCGCAAAGCTTCGCGCAATCGGAGAAAAAATCACCTTGGTTCCTAGGATTTTCAGCGCCCGCTTACAAGGAGGTTTGGATTGAAACTGCAGACGTGGTGGATATAAAGGAGCGAGTATTCCGAGGCGCGGGAGGCGGTATCGCCTCTGTGCCAAAACCTCCGAATAATCGGGGTATTGCCAGAGGATGGGTCAGCAGTAACGGGGGTGGAAAAGGTCGCCATTTCACCGGCGCCGATCTACCACGGTTGATCTACGTACGCTGGCAATCGCTGGTGGAACCACAAACCTACGAGGCGTACATCGTCATTCCCGAATCAGCGCGGGAGATCATGCGTAAACCTGAAAAAGCTTTTTGCAGAGCGGACGGTAAGTGGATCACAGACTACCGCGAAGATATTGGCATTGGTCCAGCGCCGGGCGGTATTGCCAAGGTCTGGTTAGGCGGTCCTTGTCTGATGGCGGTCGAGATTGTTCGGGTAGTGGGCACCGTCAATAAACAAGGTCCCTCTCAGGGAAAAAATGAAGGCCGTTATGCTCTGCCTTTGTCACCCGAGTCCAAAACCTACATCGAAAAATTCTGCATTCCATTTGGAAGCTGGTAA
- a CDS encoding hemolysin family protein: MDPSPGLTLATLFADFGMILFALILVLLNGFFVAAEFAMVKLRSTRVEAIAEKNGWRGHILRTVHSQLDAYLSACQLGITLASLGLGWVGEPAFAHILEPILEAVGVQSPEVIKGVSFFAAFFVISYLHIVVGELAPKSWAIRKPELLSLWTAVPLYLFYWAMYPAIYLLNASANTILRIAGQGEPGPHHEHHYSREELKLILHSSRGQDPSDQGMRVLASAVEMGELEVVDWANSREDLVTLEFNAPLKEILAMFRRHKFSRYPVYDSDRQEFVGLLHIKDLLLELAALDHIPESFNLAELTRPLERVSRHMPLSQLLEQFRKGGSHFALVEEADGNIIGYLTMEDVLEVLVGDIQDEHRKAERGILAYQPGKLLVRGDTPLFKVERLLGIDLDHVEAETLAGLVYETLKRVPEEEEVLEVEGLRIIIKKMKGPKIILAKVLMLD; encoded by the coding sequence ATGGACCCTTCCCCTGGCTTGACCCTCGCGACACTCTTCGCCGATTTCGGCATGATTCTTTTTGCTCTGATCCTGGTTTTGCTCAACGGCTTTTTCGTTGCGGCGGAATTTGCCATGGTCAAACTGCGCTCGACCCGGGTCGAGGCCATCGCTGAGAAAAACGGCTGGCGCGGGCACATCCTGCGCACCGTGCACAGTCAGCTCGATGCCTACCTGTCGGCGTGCCAACTGGGTATCACCCTCGCCTCCCTCGGCCTCGGCTGGGTCGGTGAACCGGCGTTCGCGCACATCCTCGAACCGATCCTTGAAGCCGTCGGCGTGCAGTCACCCGAGGTGATCAAAGGCGTGTCGTTCTTCGCTGCCTTCTTCGTCATCTCGTACCTGCACATCGTGGTCGGCGAACTGGCCCCGAAATCCTGGGCCATCCGTAAACCCGAGTTGCTGTCGCTGTGGACCGCCGTGCCCCTGTACCTGTTCTATTGGGCGATGTACCCGGCGATTTACCTGCTCAATGCCAGCGCCAACACGATTCTGCGGATCGCCGGCCAGGGTGAGCCCGGCCCCCATCACGAGCACCATTACAGCCGTGAAGAACTGAAACTGATCCTGCACTCCAGCCGTGGCCAGGACCCGAGCGACCAAGGCATGCGCGTACTCGCCTCCGCTGTGGAAATGGGCGAACTGGAAGTGGTCGACTGGGCCAACTCCCGCGAAGACCTGGTAACGCTGGAGTTCAACGCACCGCTCAAGGAAATCCTGGCGATGTTCCGTCGCCACAAGTTCAGCCGTTATCCGGTGTACGACAGCGATCGCCAGGAGTTCGTCGGCCTGCTGCACATCAAGGACCTGTTGCTGGAACTGGCGGCCCTGGACCACATTCCCGAGTCGTTCAACCTGGCCGAACTGACCCGGCCGCTGGAGCGTGTGTCGCGGCACATGCCGCTGTCGCAGTTGCTGGAGCAGTTCCGCAAAGGCGGTTCGCACTTCGCCCTGGTCGAAGAGGCCGACGGCAACATCATCGGCTACCTGACCATGGAAGACGTGCTGGAAGTGCTGGTCGGCGACATTCAGGACGAACACCGCAAGGCTGAGCGCGGGATCCTCGCGTATCAGCCGGGCAAGCTGCTGGTGCGCGGTGATACGCCTCTGTTCAAGGTCGAACGCCTGCTGGGCATCGATCTGGATCACGTCGAAGCCGAAACCCTCGCCGGGCTGGTCTACGAAACCCTGAAACGGGTGCCGGAAGAGGAGGAAGTGTTGGAGGTCGAAGGCCTGCGGATCATCATCAAGAAGATGAAAGGGCCGAAGATCATTTTGGCCAAGGTGTTGATGCTGGATTAA
- a CDS encoding rubredoxin, giving the protein MKKWQCVVCGLIYNEADGWPDDGIAPGTLWQDVPEDWLCPDCGVGKMDFEMIEIN; this is encoded by the coding sequence ATGAAAAAGTGGCAATGTGTGGTCTGCGGCCTGATCTATAACGAAGCCGACGGCTGGCCGGATGACGGCATTGCGCCGGGCACCCTGTGGCAAGACGTGCCGGAAGACTGGCTGTGCCCGGACTGCGGCGTTGGCAAGATGGATTTCGAAATGATCGAAATCAACTAA
- a CDS encoding DUF2931 family protein, protein MNKSVCLFAKCTGLLFGVLFTGGSQSFAQPGKELPWFLGFSAPAYMDVWIETADVVDIQERVFRGAGGGIASVPKPPNNQGIAKGWVSSNGAGKGRYVTGADLPRLIYVRWQSLAEPQTYEAYIVIPESAREIMRKPEKAFCSFGAEWITESRDNIGIGLAPGGIAKVWLGGACLDAIEIIRTVGTINPKGPYEGKSGGKHRPLSEISRTYIEQFGIPYGSW, encoded by the coding sequence ATGAATAAGTCCGTCTGCCTGTTCGCCAAATGCACAGGCTTACTGTTTGGGGTTCTTTTTACTGGTGGCTCGCAGAGCTTCGCCCAACCCGGTAAGGAGCTACCTTGGTTCTTGGGTTTTTCAGCGCCGGCTTATATGGACGTCTGGATTGAAACCGCAGACGTAGTGGATATCCAAGAGCGGGTATTCCGAGGTGCGGGAGGTGGTATAGCCTCTGTTCCAAAGCCCCCAAATAATCAGGGTATTGCCAAAGGATGGGTCAGCAGTAACGGTGCTGGTAAGGGTAGGTATGTCACTGGTGCAGATCTGCCCCGTCTGATCTATGTGCGCTGGCAATCGCTGGCGGAACCGCAAACCTATGAGGCCTACATAGTTATTCCCGAATCCGCACGGGAAATTATGCGCAAACCTGAAAAGGCGTTTTGCAGCTTCGGGGCCGAATGGATTACCGAATCCCGTGACAACATCGGCATTGGTTTGGCTCCGGGCGGCATAGCCAAAGTCTGGCTTGGCGGTGCCTGCCTGGACGCTATCGAGATAATTCGGACAGTCGGGACAATAAACCCTAAGGGCCCTTATGAAGGCAAATCCGGTGGTAAGCATCGGCCCTTGTCTGAAATATCCAGGACTTACATCGAACAGTTCGGGATTCCTTATGGCTCTTGGTAA
- the phoR gene encoding phosphate regulon sensor histidine kinase PhoR: protein MLLLVTACLVVGLITGYYGWSLAAGLGLYLAWTLKQLLRLHEWLRLHKPDEAPPDGYGLWGEVFDSIYHLQRRDQRVRGRLQAVIDRVQESTAALKDAVIMLDTDGNLEWWNRAAETLLGLKTPQDSGQPVTNLVRHPRFKEYFEQDSYAEPLEIPSPINDRLRIQLYITRYGNNEHLMLVRDVTRIHQLEQMRKDFIANVSHELRTPLTVICGYLETLLDNVEDVNPRWSRALQQMQQQGGRMQTLLNDLLLLAKLEATDYPSDNQPVAIDGLLQSIKGDAQQLSGQKNQHITLEADPTIQLKGSEAELRSAFSNLVFNAVKYTPAEGNIRIRWWGDEQGAHLSVQDSGIGIDSKHLPRLTERFYRVDSSRNSNTGGTGLGLAIVKHVLLRHRARMEISSVPGHGSTFTCHFAPAQVTKTRLISTAD from the coding sequence ATGCTGCTACTGGTCACCGCCTGCCTGGTGGTCGGCCTGATCACCGGCTACTACGGCTGGAGTCTCGCCGCGGGCCTGGGCCTTTACCTGGCCTGGACCCTCAAGCAATTGCTGCGTCTGCACGAGTGGCTGCGCCTGCACAAACCCGATGAAGCACCGCCCGATGGCTATGGCCTGTGGGGAGAGGTGTTCGACAGCATCTACCACCTGCAACGCCGCGACCAACGCGTGCGCGGGCGCCTGCAAGCGGTGATCGACCGGGTTCAGGAATCCACCGCCGCGCTGAAAGACGCGGTGATCATGCTCGACACCGACGGCAACCTCGAATGGTGGAACCGCGCGGCGGAAACCCTGCTCGGTCTCAAGACCCCGCAAGACAGCGGACAACCGGTGACCAACCTGGTGCGCCATCCGCGCTTCAAGGAATATTTCGAGCAGGACAGCTATGCCGAACCGCTGGAAATCCCGTCGCCGATCAACGATCGCCTGCGCATTCAGCTGTACATCACCCGCTACGGCAACAACGAACACTTGATGCTGGTGCGCGACGTGACGCGCATCCATCAGCTGGAGCAGATGCGCAAGGACTTCATCGCCAACGTCTCCCACGAATTGCGCACGCCGTTGACGGTAATCTGCGGCTACCTGGAAACCCTGCTCGACAATGTCGAGGACGTGAACCCGCGCTGGAGCCGTGCGTTGCAGCAAATGCAGCAACAGGGCGGGCGCATGCAGACGCTGCTCAACGATTTGCTGCTGCTGGCCAAACTGGAAGCCACCGATTACCCGTCGGACAACCAGCCCGTGGCCATCGACGGCTTGCTGCAATCGATCAAGGGCGACGCCCAGCAACTGTCCGGGCAAAAAAATCAGCACATCACCCTCGAAGCCGACCCGACGATTCAGCTCAAGGGCAGCGAAGCCGAACTGCGCAGCGCGTTTTCCAACCTGGTGTTCAATGCGGTGAAGTACACCCCGGCCGAAGGCAATATCCGTATTCGCTGGTGGGGAGACGAACAAGGCGCGCACCTGAGCGTTCAGGACTCCGGCATCGGCATCGACAGCAAACACCTGCCGCGCCTGACCGAACGTTTCTACCGTGTCGACTCCAGCCGCAATTCCAACACCGGTGGCACCGGGCTCGGGTTGGCGATCGTCAAACACGTGTTGCTGCGCCACCGCGCACGGATGGAAATCAGCAGCGTACCGGGCCACGGCAGTACGTTTACCTGCCATTTCGCGCCGGCCCAAGTCACCAAAACACGACTTATCAGCACGGCCGATTGA
- a CDS encoding NAD(P)/FAD-dependent oxidoreductase, translated as MNAPVVIVGTGLAGYNLAREFRKLDSETPLLLITADDGRSYSKPMLSTGFGKNKDADGLSMAEPGAMAEQLKAEVRTHTRISGIDPGHKRLWIGEESVIYRDLILAWGAETVRVPIEGDAADAVFPINDLEDYARFRAAAAGKRRVLLLGAGLIGCEFANDLILGGYEVQLVAPCEQVMPTLLHPAAAAAVQAGLESLGARFHLGPVLNRLQRVEEGLEAHLSDGQVIPCDVVVSAIGLRPRIDLAAAAGVQVNRGVMVDRHLKTSHANIYALGDCAEVDGLNLLYVMPLMSWLMSCARALAQTLVGNPTAVSYGAMPITVKTPVCPLVVSPPPRGLEGVWTVEGQGADLKVLCRDAAGKLLGYALTGTAVMEKLALNKELPPLLA; from the coding sequence ATGAACGCACCTGTCGTGATCGTCGGCACCGGGCTGGCTGGCTACAACCTGGCCCGGGAGTTTCGCAAACTCGATAGCGAAACCCCGCTGCTGCTGATTACCGCCGATGACGGACGCTCCTACTCCAAGCCGATGCTCTCCACGGGCTTCGGCAAAAACAAAGACGCCGACGGCCTGAGCATGGCCGAACCGGGCGCCATGGCCGAACAGTTGAAGGCCGAAGTGCGCACTCACACGCGCATCAGCGGCATCGACCCGGGGCACAAGCGCCTGTGGATCGGTGAAGAGTCGGTGATCTACCGCGACCTGATCCTGGCCTGGGGCGCCGAAACCGTGCGCGTGCCCATCGAAGGCGATGCGGCGGACGCCGTGTTCCCGATCAACGACCTCGAAGACTACGCACGCTTTCGTGCGGCAGCGGCCGGCAAGCGTCGGGTGTTGTTGCTCGGTGCCGGTCTGATCGGCTGTGAATTCGCCAACGACCTGATCCTCGGCGGTTACGAGGTGCAACTGGTTGCACCGTGCGAACAGGTCATGCCGACGCTGCTGCACCCGGCGGCAGCCGCTGCGGTCCAGGCCGGGCTGGAGAGTCTGGGAGCACGTTTCCACCTCGGGCCGGTGCTCAACCGTTTGCAGCGTGTTGAAGAGGGATTGGAAGCGCATCTGTCAGACGGTCAGGTCATCCCTTGCGACGTGGTGGTGTCCGCCATTGGCCTGCGTCCGCGCATCGACCTGGCGGCCGCGGCCGGTGTGCAGGTCAATCGTGGCGTGATGGTCGACCGTCACCTGAAAACCTCTCACGCCAATATCTACGCCTTGGGCGACTGCGCCGAAGTCGATGGGCTGAACCTGCTGTACGTCATGCCCCTCATGAGCTGGCTCATGAGCTGTGCGAGAGCGCTGGCCCAGACCCTCGTCGGAAACCCGACAGCGGTGAGCTATGGCGCGATGCCAATCACCGTCAAAACGCCGGTCTGCCCGCTGGTGGTTTCACCGCCGCCACGAGGTCTGGAGGGTGTGTGGACCGTCGAAGGGCAGGGCGCCGACCTCAAGGTTTTATGCCGCGATGCAGCCGGGAAACTGCTTGGTTATGCCCTGACAGGCACGGCGGTGATGGAAAAACTCGCACTGAACAAAGAACTTCCACCGCTGCTGGCGTAA
- the phoB gene encoding phosphate regulon transcriptional regulator PhoB, translating to MVGRSILIVDDEAPIREMIAVALEMAGYDCLEAENSQQAHAIIVDRKPDLILLDWMLPGTSGIELARRLKRDELTGDIPIIMLTAKGEEDNKIQGLEVGADDYITKPFSPRELVARLKAVLRRAGPTDGEAPIEVGGLLLDPISHRVTIDGKPAEMGPTEYRLLQFFMTHQERAYTRGQLLDQVWGGNVYVEERTVDVHIRRLRKALGDAYENLVQTVRGTGYRFSTKA from the coding sequence ATGGTTGGCAGGAGCATTCTGATCGTCGACGACGAAGCGCCCATTCGCGAAATGATCGCCGTTGCGTTGGAAATGGCCGGCTATGACTGCCTGGAGGCCGAGAACTCGCAGCAGGCCCACGCCATCATCGTCGACCGCAAACCGGACCTGATCCTGCTCGACTGGATGCTGCCCGGCACCTCCGGCATCGAATTGGCCCGCCGTTTGAAGCGCGATGAGCTGACCGGGGACATCCCGATCATCATGCTCACCGCCAAGGGCGAAGAGGACAACAAGATCCAGGGCCTGGAAGTCGGCGCCGACGACTACATCACCAAACCCTTTTCCCCACGTGAGCTGGTCGCACGCCTGAAGGCTGTGCTGCGCCGTGCCGGGCCTACCGATGGCGAGGCACCGATCGAAGTCGGCGGCCTGCTGCTGGACCCGATCAGTCATCGCGTGACCATCGACGGCAAACCGGCCGAGATGGGCCCGACCGAATACCGCTTGCTGCAATTTTTCATGACCCACCAGGAACGCGCCTACACCCGTGGCCAGTTGCTGGATCAGGTCTGGGGCGGCAACGTGTATGTCGAGGAACGCACCGTCGACGTGCACATCCGTCGCCTGCGCAAAGCCCTCGGCGATGCCTACGAAAATCTGGTACAAACCGTGCGCGGCACCGGTTACCGCTTTTCTACCAAAGCCTGA
- the ubiA gene encoding 4-hydroxybenzoate octaprenyltransferase, which yields MYQSLLKSLNRLNPRAWDFIQLTRMDKPIGIYLLLWPTLWALWIAGKGSPSLANIVIFVLGVVLTRAGGCVINDWADRKVDGHVKRTEQRPLPSGKISSKEALVFFALLMGVSFLLVLCTNAATVWLSFGGLALAFTYPFMKRYTYYPQVVLGAAFSWGMPMAFTAETGELPAAAWLLWIANLLWTVGYDTYYAMTDRDDDLKIGVKSTAILFGDADRVIILALQGLALGCLLLAGSKFELGGWFHLGLLTAAGCFAWEFWYTRGKDRMRCFQAFLHNHWAGLAIFVGIVLDYSTR from the coding sequence ATGTACCAGAGCCTGCTCAAGTCCCTGAACCGCTTGAACCCTCGGGCCTGGGATTTCATTCAGTTGACGCGCATGGACAAGCCGATCGGCATTTACCTGCTGCTGTGGCCGACGCTGTGGGCGCTGTGGATTGCCGGCAAAGGTTCGCCGTCGCTGGCCAATATCGTCATTTTCGTCCTTGGCGTGGTGCTGACCCGCGCCGGTGGCTGCGTGATCAACGATTGGGCGGATCGAAAGGTCGATGGCCATGTGAAGCGTACCGAACAGCGCCCGCTGCCGAGCGGCAAGATCAGCTCCAAAGAAGCGCTGGTGTTCTTTGCATTGCTGATGGGCGTGAGTTTCCTGCTGGTGTTGTGCACCAACGCGGCGACGGTCTGGTTGTCGTTCGGTGGCCTGGCGCTGGCCTTCACTTATCCGTTCATGAAGCGCTACACCTATTACCCGCAAGTGGTGCTGGGCGCGGCGTTTTCCTGGGGGATGCCGATGGCGTTCACGGCCGAAACCGGTGAACTGCCGGCCGCCGCGTGGTTGCTGTGGATCGCTAATCTGCTGTGGACGGTGGGCTACGACACGTATTACGCCATGACGGATCGCGACGACGACTTGAAGATCGGGGTGAAATCCACGGCGATTCTGTTTGGCGACGCGGATCGGGTAATCATCCTGGCACTGCAAGGGTTGGCGTTGGGTTGCTTGTTGCTGGCCGGTTCGAAATTCGAGCTCGGCGGCTGGTTCCACTTGGGGCTGCTGACGGCGGCGGGCTGTTTTGCGTGGGAATTCTGGTACACCCGCGGCAAGGACCGGATGCGTTGCTTCCAGGCGTTTTTGCACAACCACTGGGCCGGGTTGGCGATTTTTGTCGGGATTGTGCTGGATTACTCGACCCGCTGA
- a CDS encoding response regulator, with amino-acid sequence MSKVSVLVVDDASFIRDLVKKCLRNYFPGIRIEDAVNGRKAQALLAREAFDLVLCDWEMPEMSGLELLTWCREQDNLKTMPFVMVTSRGDKENVVQAIQAGVSGYVSKPFTNEQLLTKVKQALNKVGKLDTLMNSAPTKMNSAFGNDSLSALTGGKAEVVAAAPAPVAAPSRGLLNSPPVKAPVAAAAASGGRGQGQLRLPNGIQPCVIKALSLKEALLVVKRTDALPQVLDSAVLDMEQGDNAEVARLNGYLHAIVAHEQKPDSEWLQLTFRFVDQDAQKLDYISRLIARGTAQKHFVPGA; translated from the coding sequence ATGAGTAAGGTCAGTGTGTTGGTCGTGGACGATGCGTCGTTCATTCGTGACCTGGTGAAAAAGTGCCTGCGCAACTACTTCCCGGGGATCCGGATCGAAGACGCGGTCAACGGCAGGAAGGCTCAGGCCTTGCTGGCACGGGAAGCGTTCGACCTGGTCCTGTGCGACTGGGAAATGCCGGAAATGTCCGGCCTGGAATTGCTGACCTGGTGCCGCGAGCAGGACAACCTCAAGACCATGCCCTTTGTCATGGTGACCAGCCGTGGCGACAAAGAGAACGTCGTCCAGGCGATCCAGGCCGGTGTTTCCGGCTACGTCAGCAAGCCGTTCACCAACGAGCAACTGCTGACCAAGGTCAAGCAGGCGCTGAACAAGGTCGGCAAGCTCGATACCTTGATGAACAGCGCGCCGACCAAAATGAACTCGGCGTTCGGCAACGATTCGTTGAGCGCGTTGACCGGCGGCAAGGCGGAAGTGGTCGCGGCGGCCCCCGCCCCGGTTGCTGCGCCATCCCGAGGTCTGCTCAACAGCCCGCCCGTCAAGGCTCCGGTTGCTGCCGCTGCAGCCTCCGGCGGTCGTGGGCAAGGTCAGCTGCGCCTGCCGAACGGCATTCAGCCATGCGTTATCAAGGCCTTGAGCCTCAAGGAAGCGCTGCTGGTCGTGAAACGCACCGATGCGCTGCCGCAAGTGCTCGACAGCGCCGTGCTTGACATGGAGCAGGGTGACAACGCTGAAGTCGCCCGCCTGAACGGTTACCTGCACGCTATCGTCGCTCATGAGCAGAAACCCGACAGCGAATGGCTGCAGTTGACGTTCCGCTTTGTCGATCAGGACGCGCAGAAACTGGATTACATCTCACGTTTGATAGCACGTGGTACGGCGCAGAAGCATTTCGTACCCGGCGCGTGA
- a CDS encoding DUF6124 family protein, producing the protein MFKVTPNPPDADPISPYESPDSNKLNEAAERALDHHFPPAEPKPPKRNGQLFAVCPGINTEALLANASEDLLSISAIAADLADNVDGSRRSVALALSRMADGVHLLVERALDHLDEPEMAAIFAQQQNRIS; encoded by the coding sequence ATGTTCAAGGTCACACCCAACCCGCCAGACGCCGACCCAATCTCCCCCTACGAAAGCCCCGACTCAAACAAACTCAACGAAGCCGCCGAGCGCGCCCTCGACCATCACTTCCCCCCAGCCGAACCCAAGCCACCAAAGCGCAACGGCCAACTCTTCGCTGTCTGCCCCGGCATTAACACGGAAGCCCTCCTCGCCAACGCCTCGGAAGATCTGCTGTCCATCAGCGCTATCGCCGCCGACCTCGCCGACAATGTGGACGGCTCACGCCGCTCCGTAGCCCTGGCGCTCAGCCGCATGGCCGACGGCGTACATTTGTTGGTGGAGCGAGCGCTGGATCATCTGGACGAACCGGAAATGGCAGCAATTTTCGCCCAGCAACAAAACCGCATCAGCTAA